In the Flagellimonas sp. MMG031 genome, one interval contains:
- the rho gene encoding transcription termination factor Rho, translated as MFEISDLKAKKLPELQEIAKELNVPKFKTLKKLDLVYQILDVQASNPKAVAETVATTTADDKPEPKQKRARTPRPKKTEANDNKGDAPEKAPQKREPRNKKDDSKGQSPQQKKDNKPQNNNNNNSQKNQSNRRSNNNNQQNKGHHDKKNSNFDKDLKNRYKEPEFEFDSIIESEGVLDIMQDGYGFLRSSDYNYLSSPDDIYVSQSQIRLFGLKSGDTILGNIRPPKEGEKYFPLIKVNKINGLDPQVVRDRVAFEHLTPLFPKEKFKLAEKQSTISTRIMDLFSPIGKGQRGMIVSQPKTGKTMLLKDIANAIAANHPEVYQIILLIDERPEEVTDMQRNVRGEVVASTFDKEATEHVRVANIVLDKAKRLVECGHDVVILLDSITRLARAYNTVQPASGKVLSGGVDANALHKPKRFFGAARNIENGGSLSIIATALTETGSKMDEVIFEEFKGTGNMELQLDRRISNRRIFPAIDLISSSTRRDDLLLDENTIQRMWILRKYLADMNPIEAMEFMEQRIKQTKNNEEFLLTMNE; from the coding sequence ATGTTCGAGATTTCAGATCTAAAAGCTAAAAAGCTTCCTGAGTTGCAAGAGATTGCAAAAGAACTCAATGTTCCCAAATTCAAAACCTTGAAAAAACTGGACCTGGTATACCAAATATTGGATGTGCAGGCCTCCAACCCAAAAGCCGTGGCAGAAACCGTAGCCACAACAACTGCGGACGACAAACCAGAGCCAAAACAAAAAAGAGCCAGGACCCCTCGTCCGAAAAAGACCGAGGCAAATGACAACAAAGGGGATGCGCCCGAAAAAGCTCCACAGAAAAGAGAGCCTCGAAACAAAAAGGATGATTCCAAAGGGCAAAGTCCGCAACAAAAAAAGGACAACAAACCCCAGAACAACAATAATAACAACTCCCAGAAGAACCAAAGCAACAGGAGAAGCAACAATAACAACCAACAAAATAAGGGCCACCACGACAAAAAGAACAGCAATTTTGACAAGGACCTGAAAAATAGGTATAAAGAGCCTGAGTTCGAATTTGACAGCATTATCGAAAGTGAAGGTGTACTGGACATTATGCAGGATGGGTACGGATTCCTAAGGTCTTCCGATTACAATTACCTTTCTTCTCCCGACGATATTTACGTTTCCCAATCACAAATACGATTGTTCGGACTAAAATCCGGCGACACCATTTTGGGGAACATCCGCCCTCCCAAGGAAGGGGAAAAATATTTTCCATTGATCAAGGTGAACAAAATCAATGGCCTAGATCCCCAAGTAGTGAGGGACAGGGTAGCATTTGAGCACCTTACGCCATTGTTTCCTAAGGAAAAGTTCAAATTGGCGGAAAAACAGAGTACGATTTCAACCAGAATCATGGATTTGTTCTCCCCTATTGGAAAAGGACAAAGGGGAATGATCGTTTCCCAGCCCAAAACGGGTAAGACCATGTTGTTGAAGGATATTGCCAACGCTATTGCCGCTAACCATCCAGAGGTATATCAAATCATCCTATTGATTGATGAACGCCCAGAAGAGGTTACCGATATGCAACGTAACGTGCGTGGCGAGGTGGTAGCTTCTACTTTTGACAAAGAGGCCACCGAACACGTTAGGGTTGCCAACATTGTTTTGGACAAAGCGAAAAGATTGGTGGAATGCGGTCACGATGTAGTAATCCTTTTGGATTCCATCACCCGTTTGGCGAGAGCCTACAACACCGTGCAGCCAGCTTCTGGTAAGGTTTTGAGTGGTGGTGTGGATGCCAATGCACTGCATAAACCCAAACGTTTCTTTGGAGCTGCCCGTAATATCGAAAATGGAGGTTCACTATCCATTATTGCTACGGCATTGACAGAGACCGGTTCCAAAATGGACGAAGTTATTTTTGAAGAATTCAAGGGTACAGGTAATATGGAACTTCAATTGGATAGAAGAATTTCCAACCGAAGGATTTTCCCTGCCATCGACCTTATTTCTTCATCAACACGAAGGGACGACCTTCTGTTGGACGAAAATACGATTCAACGTATGTGGATCTTGCGCAAGTATCTTGCCGACATGAACCCAATTGAAGCCATGGAGTTTATGGAGCAGCGCATAAAGCAAACCAAGAACAACGAGGAGTTTTTGCTCACCATGAACGAGTAA
- the rpsT gene encoding 30S ribosomal protein S20: MANHKSALKRIRRNEAVRLRNRYQHKTVRNAIKKLRNEEDKKAAEALLPTVVGMIDKLAKKNIIHSNKAANLKSKLMTQVAGM; encoded by the coding sequence ATGGCAAACCATAAGTCAGCATTAAAGAGAATCAGAAGAAACGAAGCAGTACGTTTGCGTAACAGGTATCAGCACAAAACCGTGCGTAATGCCATCAAAAAATTGCGTAACGAAGAAGACAAGAAAGCTGCTGAAGCTTTGTTGCCTACTGTTGTTGGCATGATCGATAAATTGGCCAAGAAAAATATCATCCACAGCAACAAGGCGGCCAACCTTAAGAGCAAATTAATGACCCAGGTTGCAGGAATGTAA
- the proS gene encoding proline--tRNA ligase: MGKNLTSRAEDYSKWYNELVVKSDLAENSGVRGCMVIKPYGYAIWEKMQGQLDRMFKETGHENAYFPLFIPKSYLSKEASHVEGFAKECAVVTHYRLKNAEDGSGIVVDEDAKLEEELIVRPTSETIIWDTYRKWIQSYRDLPLKINQWANVVRWEMRTRLFLRTAEFLWQEGHTAHATREEALEEAELMMNVYAEFVENYMGVPVIKGTKTESERFAGAEETYCIEALMQDGKALQAGTSHFLGQNFAKAFDVKFANKEGSQDYVWATSWGVSTRLMGALVMTHSDDNGLVLPPKLAPIQVVIVPIYKGLDQLDAISEKVEPLVKELRSRGITVKYDTRDTHKPGFKFNEYELKGVPVRLAVGQRDLANGTFEVARRDTLTKEIVKADEVVDKVVALMDEIQENIFKKALDYRQEHITEVDSYEEFKKVIEEKGGFVSAHWDGTAETEDKIKEDTKATIRCIPLDASEDAGKCMVTGKPSVRRVLFAKAY; the protein is encoded by the coding sequence ATGGGTAAAAATTTAACGAGCAGAGCGGAGGATTATTCCAAATGGTATAACGAACTGGTGGTAAAGTCGGATTTGGCCGAAAACTCGGGGGTCAGGGGTTGTATGGTTATCAAACCCTACGGATATGCCATTTGGGAAAAGATGCAGGGACAATTGGATAGGATGTTCAAGGAAACGGGCCACGAGAACGCCTATTTTCCACTGTTCATACCTAAATCCTATTTGAGCAAGGAGGCCAGCCATGTGGAAGGATTTGCCAAGGAGTGTGCCGTGGTTACCCATTACCGTTTAAAAAATGCGGAAGATGGCAGTGGTATTGTCGTGGATGAGGATGCCAAATTGGAAGAGGAGCTTATTGTTCGACCCACCTCCGAAACGATTATCTGGGATACGTATCGAAAATGGATTCAATCCTATCGGGATCTACCCTTGAAAATCAACCAATGGGCCAATGTGGTGCGTTGGGAAATGCGGACCCGTCTTTTCTTGAGGACGGCAGAGTTTTTATGGCAGGAAGGCCACACGGCCCATGCCACACGTGAGGAAGCTTTGGAAGAAGCTGAATTGATGATGAACGTGTATGCCGAGTTTGTTGAAAACTACATGGGCGTGCCCGTGATCAAGGGAACCAAAACCGAAAGTGAACGTTTTGCCGGAGCAGAGGAAACCTATTGTATCGAAGCCCTTATGCAGGACGGTAAAGCATTGCAGGCGGGTACTTCCCACTTTTTGGGGCAGAACTTTGCCAAGGCATTCGATGTGAAATTTGCCAATAAGGAAGGTTCCCAAGATTATGTTTGGGCCACTTCTTGGGGTGTTTCCACCCGATTGATGGGCGCCTTGGTCATGACCCATAGCGACGATAATGGTTTGGTGCTTCCTCCCAAGTTGGCGCCGATACAGGTGGTGATCGTCCCCATTTATAAAGGACTAGATCAATTGGACGCGATTTCCGAAAAAGTGGAGCCCTTGGTAAAGGAACTTCGTAGTAGAGGAATTACGGTGAAGTACGATACTCGCGATACCCACAAACCGGGCTTTAAATTCAACGAGTACGAATTAAAAGGGGTTCCCGTCCGATTGGCAGTGGGTCAGCGCGATTTGGCCAACGGAACATTTGAGGTGGCACGAAGGGACACTTTGACCAAGGAGATCGTGAAAGCCGATGAGGTGGTGGACAAAGTTGTGGCCTTAATGGATGAAATCCAAGAGAACATCTTTAAAAAGGCATTGGACTACAGACAAGAACATATTACCGAAGTGGATTCCTATGAAGAATTCAAAAAGGTAATCGAGGAGAAAGGTGGATTTGTTTCCGCGCATTGGGACGGTACCGCCGAAACGGAAGATAAAATTAAGGAGGACACCAAAGCTACGATTCGTTGCATTCCCTTGGATGCATCGGAGGATGCAGGCAAGTGTATGGTAACAGGAAAGCCATCGGTTCGGAGGGTATTGTTTGCCAAAGCCTATTAA
- a CDS encoding DUF4293 domain-containing protein: MIQRIQTLYLLIVGLVSGILPFFLNLWVEVGGKEVFAQDEVLVSLVFYIVTVLAVVSIVMYKKRQNQFVVNRLNMILNLFLLGFFVYRSLSLSGETVVSEKGIGMLIPVFSIVFLVLANRAIKKDEDLVKSVDRLR, from the coding sequence ATGATTCAACGAATCCAGACGTTATATTTGCTCATAGTAGGCCTTGTTTCGGGCATACTGCCGTTCTTTTTGAATTTATGGGTGGAAGTTGGCGGAAAAGAGGTGTTTGCCCAAGACGAAGTGCTGGTGAGCCTTGTTTTTTACATAGTGACCGTTTTGGCCGTTGTGTCGATTGTGATGTACAAGAAAAGACAAAATCAATTTGTGGTAAACAGATTGAATATGATATTGAACCTTTTTTTACTAGGATTTTTCGTTTATCGATCGCTAAGCTTATCCGGAGAAACTGTGGTTTCTGAGAAGGGTATTGGGATGCTGATTCCTGTATTTTCTATCGTTTTTCTGGTCCTGGCCAACAGGGCTATCAAAAAGGATGAAGATCTTGTAAAATCTGTGGATCGCTTACGTTGA